In the genome of Devosia rhizoryzae, the window CCGTGGGTGGAAGCCTGGCGCGCTTCCTGGCTGGAGCTGAGCATCCTTGGCACGGCGCTTACCGTCCTGACGCTGATCTTCGTGTTCCAGGATCAGCTGGCCCGGCACCGGCAGCTGCATCGCTGGCTGCGGCCAGCATTTCTTGCCTTTACGCTGATCTGGCTCGGCTGGATCGCCGGTGGGCAGCTGTCGATCGTCCATGTGGTCAACTACATCAAGGCTCCGTTCGACGGTGCCGATCTCGGCTATTATCTAGCCGAACCTCTGATCGTAGTGATCGCGATCTATGTCGTTTTGTCGCTAATCCTGATCGGACGGGGCGTGTTCTGCGGCTGGCTTTGCCCGTTTGGTGCGCTGCAGGAACTGACGTCCAAAATCGCGCGCTTCTTGCGGTTGCCGGTGTGGAACCCTTCCGAAAAGCAGCAGCGGCTGATGTGGCTGCCCAAATACGGTTTGGCCGCGATCATTGTGGGAACGGCCTTCATCGCACCCGAGGCTTTGGCTAGCGCAGAAGAGGTCGAGCCGTTCAAGACCGCGATCACGTCGGTCTTCACCCGGCCGGCCCCCTATGTTGCCTATGCGCTGCTGCTGTTGACCATCGGACTTTTCACCGAGCGCTTCTTTTGCCGCTTCCTTTGCCCGCTGGGCGGGGTGCTGGCGCTTGGCGACCGGCTGCACCTTTTCACTTTCCTCAAGCGCAGGCCGGAATGTGGGACGGGTGGCTGCCACCTCTGTGAACGTTCATGCCCGGTCAAGGCCATCGAGCGCGATGGCAAGATCATCATGGCGGAATGCTTCCAGTGCCTGGATTGCCAGGTGGAGTATTACGACGATCACCGCTGCCCGCCACTTGCCCAAGCCCGCAAGAAGCGCGAGCGCGCCGCCAGCAAGCACAAGCCGCTGGTGATGACGATCAATGGCGCGACGCCGCCTGCGACGGCTGCGAGCTGAGGAGCGTTGCGATGACCAAGGCTCCTCCATCCTTGTCCCGCCGCCGCGTCCTGCGCATCCTTGCCGCGTCGGCCGCTTTGCCGATCGGCGTCGCAGGCTACCGCATTTTCGGTCCGCAACCGGTGCTGCATCAATGGCAGGGGGAAGCCTTGGGCGCCGAGGCGTCCATGCAGCTCTGGCATGCTAATGCCGGCCATGCTCAGCGCACGTTTGCGCGCATGGCATCTGAAATCGGGAGGCTTGAACGCGTCTTCAGCCTCCATCGGCCCGACAGCGAGATCTCACAGCTGAACCGCGATGGCGTTCTGCCGAAGGCGAGCCGCGACATGCTTGCCGTTCTGGGGTCCGCCCAGGCATTCGCCGAGGTGAGCAAGGGCGCGTTCGACCCCAGCGTGCAGCCGCTCTGGACGCTAAACGAGCGCTACTTTGCGCAAGCGCCGGCCAATGCGGCCGGGCCACCTGCGCGGCTCACCGAAGCGGCGCGGCAGCTGGTGGACTATCGCAAGATCGATCTTTCGAACAATGGCGCGCGTTTCGCTTCGCCCGGGATGGCCGTGACGCTCAATGGCATCGCGCAGGGTTATATCACGGACGTTGTAGGTGATCTCCTTCGCAACGAGGGCTTCGACCATGTGGTGCTGGAATTGGGAGAAACCCGCGTCCTTGGCAGCCATCCAGATGGGCGGCCCTGGCGCGTCGGGCTCAAGGACGAGACTGGTGCCGTGATCCGGACGCTCGACCTCGTCAATGAGTCCTCGGCCACTTCGGGCGGCTACGGCACGGTCTTCGATGCAAGTGGCCAGCACCACCATATCTTTGATCCGCGCACAGGCATGAGCTCGCACCTGTTGCACGAGGTCGTGGTCACGGCACCACGGGCGACCGATGCCGATGCCTTGGCTACCGCGATTTTCGTGGCCGGCGAAGAGGAGGCAGGGGCGATACTCGCCACGGTGCCTGGAGCCCGCGCGTTGCTTTTGCGCAAGGATCGGACGAGCATCAGTCTTACGGCGTAGCGTCAGCCTCGGATTTTGCACCTGATCGTGGAACGGCGGGAGGCCGCCGTTCCAGCAGCAGCCAGCTGAGGATGCTCCCGAGCAGGGCAAGCGCGGAGGTTGCAAAACAGACTGCCGCGAAGGAACGATCGGTGGCTGCAACACGCATGGCTTCGAGAGCGCCGGAGGTTGCGTCTTCCGGCACGACACCGAAGCCGGTCGCATCCGATCCGCCGAGAGTGAAGACGAAAACGGCGAGCCCGCCCATGGACGCAATGGCGATGAGGCCAGCGACGCGGGCGACGGCGTTGTTGATGGCCGATGCCGTTCCAGTTTCGCCTTCCGACACTGCGCCCATGACGGCGGTAGAGATGGGTCCCGCCACCCCGCTCATGCCGATGCCGAAAAGGGTCAAGATTGGCACAACGGCGAACCACACCTGATGAAGCGGCGCGGTCAGGCCAAGAGCGACGATGGCCAAAGTGACCAGGAAGCCGCCCGCCGCAATAACCGGCCCGGGGCCAAGCCGGTCGGTGAGCTTGCCGGCGAGCGGGGAAAGAATGGTGAGGACGATGCCGAAGGGAAGCATGGATAATGCGACCTCCGCCGGCGAAACGAACCAGCCTGCGATCATCACCATGGGCAGGTAGAACAGCACGGCTGACAAAGCGAAATAGATAAGGAATGTCACGGCTTGTGCGCCGGAAAAGCGTGGGTCGGCGAACAAGGCGAGCGGCAGCATCGGTGCGCTTGCCCGCTGTTCCCACCAAAGGAAGAGCAAGAGGACGACGAGGCCAGCGCCAAGATAGGCCCAGAACCAGCCGGAGCTGTCGATAAAGGCCCAGGACAGCAGAAACAGCATGGGCGTTGCAAGGAGCGCACCAACAATGTCGAGCGGCTTGCGCTCCTTTTTGGTGGAGCTGGGCGTTCCGAAAAGCAGTGCCAGGGCGATGGCGCCCAAAGGCAAGTTGATGGCAAAGACCCAGCGCCAGCTGTTGTCGCCGAACCAGGTCAGCAGCGCGCCGCCAAGCACCGGCCCAAGCAAAGTGGTGAGTGAAGAGGCAGCCGCCCAGGTGCCTATGGCGCCGCCGCGTTCCTCCTTGGGGTAGGCCTCGGCAATGATGGCAAGGCTGCCCGGCACCATGAAGGCAGCGCCCAGGCCCTGGACGGCACGAGCAGCGATCAGCATCGCCGGACTGGCCGCGAAAGCGGAGGCCATCGAGGCGATAACGAACAGCACAATGCCCGCGGCAAAGACGTTGCGGAGACCGAAGCGGTCGCCTGCGGCCCCGCCAAGCAGGAGCAGCGATGACAGCGTTAGCAGATAGGCGTTGGATACCCACTGCACGTCGGCAAGGCTGGCGTCCAGGGTTGCGCGAATTGCGGCGGTTACGATGGAAATGACGGAACCATCGATGAAGCCCATCGACGACGCGGTTATGGCGGCAAAAAGGATGCGGCGGCGCTGGGCTGGCGAGTAGGTGCTCATCGATCCTGCCTATATTGGCCGTATACGTGTTCCAAGAACGGCCCGGTGGTGCCGGAAGGCGGGGCGGCTGGTGGGCGCCGCCCCGGCAGAGTTAGTCGAGGAAGCCGTTGGTCTGCAGCCAATCGATGGCAACAGCCTGTGCGGGTTCGCCATTGACCTGGATACGGCCGTTTAGCTCCTGTAGGGTGGCGAGGTCGAGCTTGGCAAAAACCGGCTCCAGCAGGTCCTTGATCTGCGGATATTGCTCGAGCACTTCGCCGCGCACGATCGGAGAGGGTTCGTAGACGGGCTGCACACCCTTGTCGTCTTCAAGCACGACGAGTTCCGAGGCAGCGATGGCGCCATCGGTGCCATAGACCATGGCCGCGTTGACGCCATCGGTCTGCTGCGCCGCCGCGGCGATCGTGGCCGCAGTGTCGCCGCCGGCCAGAGTGACCAGTTGGTCGGGGGAGAGGGTGAAGCCGTAGACTTCCTGGAACTTGGGGAGCGCTGCGGCCGAGCTCACGAACTCGGACGATGCGGCAAGCTTCACGGCGCCGCCATCGGCGACATACTTGCCGAAGTCGGAAAAGGTCACAAGGCCATTTGGCTCCGCCAGGTCCTGACGCAGAGCCACAGCCCAGGTGTTGTTGGCGGGCGCGGGCTTGAGCCAGACGATGTTGTTGGCTTCAAGATCGAGCTTGGCCACTTCTTCATAGGCCTTTGCCGCGTCGTTCCAAAGCGGGTCCTCGGCCTTGTTGAAGAGGAAGGCACCGTTTCCGGTATATTCGGGGTAAATATCGATCTGCCCGGAAACGATCGCTTCGCGCACGATCGGGCTGGCGCCGAGCTGGATTTTTTCTGTGACGGGAACATCGTTGGCCTGCAACACCTGCGAGATGATGTTGCCCAAAAGGCCGCCTTCGGTGTCGATCTTGGACGATACCACCACCTGAGCGCTGGCGAGGCTGGTGGTTAGCGCGAGGGCAAGTGTTGCCGTGGCAAGTTTGGTCAATAAGCGCACTTTGATCTCCTTTGATCAGGCCGAGACGGCCCAGTGTAACGGATTTCTTGCAAAGCGTCATAGGGCCG includes:
- a CDS encoding FAD:protein FMN transferase, whose protein sequence is MTKAPPSLSRRRVLRILAASAALPIGVAGYRIFGPQPVLHQWQGEALGAEASMQLWHANAGHAQRTFARMASEIGRLERVFSLHRPDSEISQLNRDGVLPKASRDMLAVLGSAQAFAEVSKGAFDPSVQPLWTLNERYFAQAPANAAGPPARLTEAARQLVDYRKIDLSNNGARFASPGMAVTLNGIAQGYITDVVGDLLRNEGFDHVVLELGETRVLGSHPDGRPWRVGLKDETGAVIRTLDLVNESSATSGGYGTVFDASGQHHHIFDPRTGMSSHLLHEVVVTAPRATDADALATAIFVAGEEEAGAILATVPGARALLLRKDRTSISLTA
- a CDS encoding MFS transporter, with protein sequence MSTYSPAQRRRILFAAITASSMGFIDGSVISIVTAAIRATLDASLADVQWVSNAYLLTLSSLLLLGGAAGDRFGLRNVFAAGIVLFVIASMASAFAASPAMLIAARAVQGLGAAFMVPGSLAIIAEAYPKEERGGAIGTWAAASSLTTLLGPVLGGALLTWFGDNSWRWVFAINLPLGAIALALLFGTPSSTKKERKPLDIVGALLATPMLFLLSWAFIDSSGWFWAYLGAGLVVLLLFLWWEQRASAPMLPLALFADPRFSGAQAVTFLIYFALSAVLFYLPMVMIAGWFVSPAEVALSMLPFGIVLTILSPLAGKLTDRLGPGPVIAAGGFLVTLAIVALGLTAPLHQVWFAVVPILTLFGIGMSGVAGPISTAVMGAVSEGETGTASAINNAVARVAGLIAIASMGGLAVFVFTLGGSDATGFGVVPEDATSGALEAMRVAATDRSFAAVCFATSALALLGSILSWLLLERRPPAVPRSGAKSEADATP
- the osmF gene encoding glycine betaine ABC transporter substrate-binding protein OsmF produces the protein MRLLTKLATATLALALTTSLASAQVVVSSKIDTEGGLLGNIISQVLQANDVPVTEKIQLGASPIVREAIVSGQIDIYPEYTGNGAFLFNKAEDPLWNDAAKAYEEVAKLDLEANNIVWLKPAPANNTWAVALRQDLAEPNGLVTFSDFGKYVADGGAVKLAASSEFVSSAAALPKFQEVYGFTLSPDQLVTLAGGDTAATIAAAAQQTDGVNAAMVYGTDGAIAASELVVLEDDKGVQPVYEPSPIVRGEVLEQYPQIKDLLEPVFAKLDLATLQELNGRIQVNGEPAQAVAIDWLQTNGFLD